From Acidaminococcus timonensis, the proteins below share one genomic window:
- a CDS encoding LysR family transcriptional regulator: MDVKQIEYIVKIAETGSITRAAEQLFITQSALNQQLLKLEQSLGVKLFIRHKHDMTPTEAGNVYLKYGRHMLQEKREAYTIINNMSQNNVGKLYFTFARERGIDMFCSTYSVFHQKFPGITLEPHEMLAQQQMARIAQGYVDLGLVTVSEDDKLPGLEYELIRKEPMLLAVPRSFPQAAKAARPGTPLEDLPYGDLKDLRDLPFVLMFESSTMRHIIDKLFRQHHFSPYVLFESASIRTLETMVKTDLACTIVSGNYYKYQDRIAYFRLPGDPEWELDIVYKKGAYLSKPMLYYKELMQEYFHEKAPLITKKRV, encoded by the coding sequence ATGGATGTGAAACAGATCGAATACATTGTGAAAATTGCGGAAACAGGCAGCATCACCCGGGCAGCAGAGCAGCTGTTCATTACCCAGTCCGCCCTGAACCAGCAGCTGCTGAAGCTGGAACAGTCTCTGGGGGTGAAACTGTTCATCCGGCACAAGCATGACATGACCCCCACCGAGGCAGGGAATGTCTATTTGAAATACGGCCGGCACATGCTCCAGGAAAAGCGGGAGGCCTATACCATCATCAACAACATGAGCCAGAACAATGTAGGGAAACTGTACTTTACCTTCGCCCGGGAGCGGGGCATCGATATGTTCTGCTCCACCTATTCCGTATTCCACCAGAAATTTCCCGGCATCACCCTGGAGCCCCATGAAATGCTGGCCCAGCAGCAGATGGCCCGGATCGCCCAGGGCTATGTGGACCTGGGACTGGTAACCGTGTCGGAGGACGACAAGCTGCCCGGTCTGGAATATGAACTCATCCGGAAGGAGCCCATGCTCCTGGCCGTACCCCGCAGTTTCCCCCAGGCGGCCAAAGCCGCCAGGCCGGGAACCCCCCTGGAAGATCTTCCCTATGGAGACCTGAAGGATTTAAGGGATCTGCCTTTTGTGTTGATGTTCGAGAGCTCCACCATGCGCCATATCATCGACAAACTGTTCCGCCAGCACCATTTCTCCCCCTATGTACTGTTTGAATCTGCCAGCATCCGGACCCTGGAGACCATGGTGAAGACGGACCTGGCCTGCACCATCGTCAGTGGCAATTACTACAAGTACCAGGACAGGATTGCCTATTTCCGGCTGCCGGGAGACCCGGAATGGGAGCTGGACATCGTCTACAAAAAAGGGGCTTACCTGAGTAAGCCCATGCT